In Paenibacillus sp. G2S3, a single window of DNA contains:
- a CDS encoding extracellular solute-binding protein, translating into MTNYRKTGLMLLCLSMSISIFTACGSSNDKGTASTESSDTAAEVHKTGFPIVDNPIELSIMAPDVGRQDWNKMPVIQEYEKMTNIKLKIQNAPQDSFETKKNLVFASGTLPDIFYAADLKGSDQVTYGSQGLLLPLEKYIDEGYAPNLKKILDANPDIRKSMTTPDGHIYALRNIQPSAVWYRGPMWYNGKFLKKFGMENKLPQTTEELYNYLKKVKEEDANGNGKDDEVPLSSVKLDDLRMFFLGFWGMYNEDIYVDKENKVHFPQAEPAYKEYLTFLNRLWNENLLDHETFSQTDEQKKAKGKNNQVALFSDYFPYFTLGGEPSEDNPMMQPVSSDIAGTPVYGKHPGINTIGGFAISNTNPNPEASMRWIDYQFSEEGYSFWAYGPEGTLFKYKDKATGEKEWLPVPDGTDREEYRGTITPNYGINTPGSYENSYVLGLRTSFDDWIDKETATKLTPIAKAPFPSVFLTVDQQTEIKTLRSDLDKYVKEMEAKFVTGAEPLSNWDKYIAQMKKMGYEKLESTYQQAYDTWAASK; encoded by the coding sequence ATGACGAATTATCGTAAAACTGGACTCATGTTGTTATGTCTTTCCATGTCAATTTCTATTTTTACTGCATGTGGATCGAGTAACGATAAGGGGACGGCAAGCACAGAAAGCTCAGACACAGCCGCAGAGGTTCATAAGACGGGCTTTCCTATCGTGGATAATCCGATTGAGCTTTCTATTATGGCACCGGATGTAGGGCGTCAGGATTGGAACAAGATGCCTGTTATTCAGGAATACGAGAAGATGACGAATATTAAGTTAAAGATTCAAAACGCCCCACAAGACAGCTTTGAGACGAAAAAGAATTTGGTATTTGCAAGCGGTACGCTTCCCGATATTTTCTATGCGGCGGATCTAAAAGGATCGGATCAAGTTACCTACGGAAGTCAAGGATTGTTGCTGCCTTTAGAAAAATACATTGATGAGGGCTACGCACCTAATTTAAAAAAAATTCTCGATGCAAATCCGGATATTCGCAAATCAATGACAACACCAGATGGACATATCTATGCACTACGCAATATTCAGCCATCTGCGGTATGGTATCGTGGACCGATGTGGTATAACGGGAAGTTCTTGAAGAAGTTCGGCATGGAAAACAAATTACCGCAGACAACAGAAGAGCTATACAACTATTTGAAGAAGGTTAAAGAGGAAGATGCGAACGGAAACGGTAAAGACGATGAGGTTCCTCTATCCTCTGTGAAATTAGATGATTTACGGATGTTCTTCCTCGGATTCTGGGGGATGTATAACGAGGATATCTACGTAGATAAGGAGAACAAAGTACACTTTCCACAAGCTGAACCAGCCTACAAAGAATATTTAACCTTCTTGAATCGCTTATGGAACGAGAATTTGCTAGATCATGAAACATTCTCTCAAACCGATGAGCAGAAGAAAGCAAAAGGGAAAAACAATCAAGTGGCCTTATTCTCCGATTACTTCCCATACTTCACGCTTGGTGGTGAACCGAGTGAAGATAACCCGATGATGCAGCCTGTATCTAGTGATATTGCTGGAACACCTGTATACGGCAAGCATCCTGGTATTAACACCATTGGCGGTTTCGCGATTTCAAACACGAACCCGAACCCGGAAGCAAGTATGCGCTGGATTGATTACCAATTTAGCGAAGAAGGGTATTCCTTCTGGGCGTATGGACCTGAAGGTACGTTATTTAAATACAAAGATAAAGCAACAGGCGAGAAAGAATGGCTGCCAGTTCCAGATGGTACGGATCGTGAAGAATACCGCGGTACAATCACGCCAAACTACGGGATTAATACACCAGGTTCCTATGAGAACAGCTATGTTTTAGGTCTTCGTACTAGCTTTGATGACTGGATTGACAAAGAAACAGCTACAAAGCTTACACCTATTGCAAAGGCTCCCTTCCCATCGGTATTCCTGACGGTAGACCAACAGACGGAAATCAAAACACTCCGTTCCGATTTGGATAAATACGTGAAGGAAATGGAAGCGAAATTCGTTACAGGCGCAGAGCCATTATCCAATTGGGACAAATATATCGCTCAAATGAAAAAAATGGGGTATGAGAAGCTCGAATCAACGTATCAACAAGCATACGATACATGGGCTGCTAGTAAATAA
- a CDS encoding carbohydrate ABC transporter permease gives MVSGIKLSKRDRIFLICTYTYVTIALLLVAYPILYIISASISDPKMVASGEMWLLPKGITFKGYEIVFQNSKIWTGYGNTILYTLLGTTINLVVTMPAAYALSRKDFVGRGFFMGMFMVTMFIGGGLVPTYMLVKGLGMVNTMWALVLPGAASIWNIIVSRTFFANSIPAELQDAAQIDGATNIRLFLRIVLPLSMPIIAVMALFYGVGHWNSYFGAMIYLNDDAKYPLQLVLRQILVLQEMQSQVGGIIDATAAAAQNNKAEIASLVKYGVIIVSTLPIIAVYPFLQRYFVQGVMIGSVKG, from the coding sequence ATGGTATCAGGTATAAAGCTATCTAAGCGAGATCGAATATTTCTAATTTGCACTTATACGTATGTGACAATTGCATTGTTGTTAGTCGCATATCCCATCTTATATATTATTAGCGCATCCATCAGTGATCCGAAGATGGTTGCTTCCGGTGAAATGTGGCTTCTTCCAAAAGGTATTACCTTTAAGGGGTATGAAATTGTATTTCAGAACTCGAAGATTTGGACGGGGTATGGAAATACGATTTTGTATACATTGCTAGGCACAACGATTAACTTGGTCGTTACGATGCCAGCGGCATATGCACTCAGTCGTAAGGACTTTGTAGGCCGTGGGTTTTTCATGGGGATGTTCATGGTAACGATGTTCATTGGAGGGGGTCTCGTCCCTACATACATGTTGGTAAAAGGGCTAGGCATGGTCAACACGATGTGGGCACTAGTACTTCCTGGCGCAGCGTCAATCTGGAATATTATTGTCTCTCGTACCTTCTTCGCGAACTCCATTCCAGCTGAGCTTCAAGATGCGGCTCAAATCGATGGCGCGACGAATATTCGATTATTCCTGCGGATTGTTCTCCCGTTATCGATGCCAATTATCGCAGTTATGGCCTTATTCTACGGGGTAGGGCATTGGAACAGCTATTTCGGCGCCATGATCTACCTGAATGATGATGCGAAATATCCATTGCAGCTTGTGCTTCGTCAGATTCTCGTTCTTCAGGAAATGCAATCTCAAGTAGGTGGCATTATCGATGCGACAGCTGCAGCAGCCCAGAACAACAAGGCAGAAATTGCTTCACTTGTGAAGTATGGGGTCATTATCGTATCTACGCTTCCGATTATTGCTGTCTATCCATTCTTGCAACGTTATTTCGTGCAAGGTGTCATGATTGGCTCTGTTAAGGGTTGA
- a CDS encoding carbohydrate-binding family 9-like protein, which yields MVNRSGVPEPRIVSYAPKHYLCRRATESLVLDGRLDKPFWQHAAWTEKFVDIEGDLRPKPGKDTRVKMLWDDEYFYFGAELMEDQIWGTLTERDSVIFYDNDFEIFIDPTGDSHQYYEFEINALNTVWDLLLVKPYRDGGPPINGWDIQGLKTAVHIEGELNNPHADNRKWTVEVAIPWNSLKECATDRRSPYAGEFWRVNFSRVEWRTEVVDDKYSKLLNPDTGKPYPEDNWVWSPQGIINMHYPELWGYVVFVNEAGPYQFDIPRDEHIKWELRKLYYRERNYYETHGMVTADFNALCEEDTWTIEPSIETTTKTFIISALTSDETSRLYIREDGYLWKE from the coding sequence ATGGTAAATCGAAGTGGAGTACCAGAGCCACGCATTGTTTCATACGCCCCAAAGCATTATCTATGCAGACGAGCGACGGAGTCGCTTGTCTTGGATGGGAGGCTAGATAAGCCTTTTTGGCAGCATGCAGCATGGACAGAAAAGTTTGTTGATATTGAAGGAGATTTGCGTCCGAAGCCAGGAAAGGATACGAGGGTAAAGATGCTATGGGATGATGAGTATTTTTACTTTGGTGCAGAGCTGATGGAAGATCAGATCTGGGGAACGCTGACAGAACGTGATTCCGTTATTTTTTACGATAATGATTTTGAGATTTTTATTGATCCAACAGGGGATTCCCATCAATATTACGAGTTTGAGATTAACGCCTTGAACACGGTATGGGACTTACTGCTTGTAAAACCTTATCGTGACGGGGGTCCTCCGATTAACGGTTGGGATATCCAAGGCTTGAAGACGGCTGTTCATATCGAAGGCGAGTTAAATAATCCGCACGCTGACAATCGGAAATGGACGGTTGAAGTTGCAATACCATGGAACAGTTTGAAAGAATGTGCTACGGATCGACGATCACCATATGCTGGGGAGTTTTGGCGTGTTAATTTTTCACGTGTTGAATGGCGGACCGAGGTTGTCGATGACAAGTATAGTAAGCTTCTCAATCCTGACACAGGAAAACCTTATCCTGAGGATAATTGGGTGTGGTCACCACAAGGAATCATTAATATGCATTATCCAGAACTGTGGGGTTATGTTGTATTCGTGAATGAAGCGGGTCCATATCAGTTCGACATCCCTCGGGATGAACATATCAAATGGGAATTACGGAAGCTCTATTATCGTGAGCGGAACTATTACGAAACACACGGCATGGTCACAGCCGATTTTAATGCATTGTGTGAAGAAGATACATGGACCATAGAACCGAGCATTGAAACGACGACTAAAACTTTTATTATATCTGCATTAACATCAGATGAGACGTCCCGTCTTTACATTCGCGAGGACGGGTATCTCTGGAAGGAGTAA
- a CDS encoding alpha-L-fucosidase: MQQWFTDAKLGIFIHYGIYAVQGVAESWSFYNGRMSYEDYMKQLDGFTASKFDAKYWADLIAKSGAKYSVLTTKHHDGVALFDTKFSDLSIMKATPAKRDIIKEWSEAIRDQGLRVGMYYSLIDWSHPDYPSVYENGRVPDDLSQVNRFSSPMDGVQDLEKWQKFLAFNRNQLGEVLSNYGQVDLLWFDGDWERSAEQWGLPAFKDYLKSFNPDLIINSRLQGYGDYKTPEQGLPITRPEGPWEFCTTINTSWGYVHTDHNYKSMNQIIRMFCDCISMGGNMLLDIGPMEDGTIDPRQEEILLGLGDWIRTHEEAIYGTQEGIMTRYYLGGSTLSPDKKNLFLFVYDTPKENICLKGLCNPITQITVLHSGKKLTHEIHGGVPWFHIPGTTWIQITPEDMHEQVTVLKLEFDEEIEMYGGSGAVVTHN, from the coding sequence ATGCAACAATGGTTCACCGATGCAAAGCTAGGAATTTTCATTCACTATGGGATTTATGCGGTACAAGGTGTTGCAGAATCATGGTCTTTCTATAACGGAAGAATGTCTTATGAGGACTACATGAAGCAATTGGATGGTTTTACAGCTTCCAAATTTGATGCAAAGTATTGGGCAGATTTGATTGCGAAGTCAGGAGCTAAGTATTCTGTTCTAACGACGAAGCATCATGACGGGGTAGCATTATTTGATACGAAGTTCAGTGATTTGAGCATTATGAAGGCGACACCTGCCAAGAGAGATATTATTAAGGAGTGGTCTGAGGCGATTCGAGATCAGGGTCTTCGCGTGGGGATGTATTACTCGCTCATTGACTGGTCTCATCCCGATTATCCCTCAGTCTATGAGAACGGTCGCGTACCGGATGACTTAAGCCAGGTAAATCGTTTTTCAAGTCCGATGGATGGTGTTCAAGATTTAGAAAAATGGCAGAAATTCCTTGCATTTAACCGTAATCAACTAGGAGAAGTGTTGTCGAACTATGGTCAGGTTGATCTGTTATGGTTCGATGGAGATTGGGAACGAAGCGCAGAGCAGTGGGGATTGCCAGCATTCAAAGATTATTTAAAATCATTTAATCCTGATCTTATTATAAATTCACGTTTGCAAGGGTATGGGGATTATAAGACTCCCGAGCAAGGTCTTCCCATTACGCGTCCGGAAGGCCCGTGGGAATTCTGCACGACGATAAATACGTCCTGGGGTTATGTGCATACAGACCACAATTATAAATCAATGAATCAAATAATACGAATGTTCTGTGACTGTATCAGCATGGGTGGCAATATGCTGTTAGATATTGGGCCCATGGAGGACGGAACGATTGATCCTAGGCAAGAAGAGATTTTGCTCGGACTAGGTGACTGGATACGTACACATGAAGAAGCCATCTATGGAACACAAGAGGGTATTATGACACGCTACTATTTAGGTGGCAGTACATTATCTCCGGATAAGAAGAACTTGTTCCTCTTCGTTTACGATACACCGAAGGAGAATATTTGTCTCAAAGGGCTATGTAATCCCATTACCCAAATTACGGTGCTTCACTCAGGCAAGAAGCTCACCCATGAAATTCACGGTGGTGTGCCATGGTTTCATATACCAGGTACAACTTGGATTCAGATAACACCTGAAGATATGCATGAACAAGTGACGGTACTTAAATTGGAATTCGATGAAGAAATTGAGATGTACGGCGGCTCAGGCGCAGTTGTAACGCACAACTAA
- a CDS encoding alpha-L-fucosidase, translating into MSDANVVEEQIVVEGVHNYSTEEEYVKPEDSQLLDQLEWFKDQKLGLMMHWGPYSQLGLVESWALSDKDGDWSRDDIDWGVDSTELKRQYFGLNKTFNPLRFEPEKWAEVAAEGGFKYLNFTTKHHDGFCMWDTQTTDYRITGKDCPFHAHKYADICKNVFDAFRAKGLGISAYFSKADWHTPTYWAPGMETGTFMNRGPSYPTQDYPWLWEQFIQFTHDQIMELMTKYGRIEMLWLDAGWVCPQNKNNPQDIRLGEVVEKARQQQPWLLSADRTVGGPYENVVTPEQTLPEHPLLIPWESCITMGTAFSYRYEDHYKTTRQLIHLLVEVVAKGGNLALNVAPQPDGRLSPTALDRMKGMGAWLNVHGEAIYGTRVCAPYSAGNTHFTKKGDITYAIHLYPKEQETVSKVICIPLEQAVTQMDLVGGQENLTFERTTTGLIVHLPESELTGIAPIAHVFRIK; encoded by the coding sequence ATGAGTGACGCTAATGTTGTCGAGGAGCAAATTGTTGTTGAAGGAGTTCACAATTACAGCACAGAGGAGGAGTACGTTAAGCCGGAGGATTCGCAGCTATTAGATCAGCTGGAATGGTTCAAGGATCAGAAGCTGGGCTTGATGATGCACTGGGGACCTTATTCGCAGCTTGGACTTGTTGAATCGTGGGCGCTTAGTGATAAAGATGGAGATTGGTCACGGGACGATATTGATTGGGGGGTTGATTCGACGGAGCTGAAGCGGCAATACTTCGGGCTGAATAAAACCTTTAATCCGCTCCGTTTTGAGCCTGAGAAGTGGGCAGAGGTTGCTGCAGAAGGTGGCTTCAAATATTTAAATTTCACAACGAAGCATCACGATGGCTTCTGTATGTGGGACACGCAGACAACAGACTATCGCATTACGGGCAAGGATTGTCCTTTCCATGCACATAAGTACGCGGATATTTGTAAGAACGTATTTGATGCTTTTCGGGCCAAGGGACTTGGGATCTCCGCCTACTTCTCCAAAGCCGATTGGCACACACCAACATACTGGGCCCCAGGTATGGAGACGGGGACGTTCATGAATCGAGGTCCTTCGTATCCAACACAAGATTATCCATGGCTATGGGAGCAATTCATACAGTTCACACATGATCAGATCATGGAATTGATGACGAAATATGGCCGGATTGAAATGCTCTGGTTGGATGCGGGGTGGGTATGTCCACAGAATAAGAATAATCCACAGGATATTCGGTTGGGTGAAGTGGTGGAGAAGGCACGTCAGCAACAGCCATGGCTGCTAAGTGCAGACCGTACCGTTGGCGGCCCGTATGAGAATGTCGTTACACCTGAACAAACGTTGCCCGAGCATCCCCTGCTTATTCCATGGGAGAGCTGTATTACGATGGGGACAGCGTTCTCTTATCGGTACGAGGATCACTACAAGACGACACGTCAATTAATCCATTTGCTCGTTGAAGTTGTAGCCAAAGGCGGAAACCTGGCACTTAATGTCGCTCCACAACCAGATGGCCGCTTGTCACCAACAGCGTTGGATCGGATGAAAGGAATGGGCGCTTGGCTCAACGTTCATGGGGAGGCGATCTACGGAACGCGCGTATGCGCGCCATACTCTGCTGGAAATACACATTTCACGAAAAAAGGCGATATCACCTATGCCATTCATTTGTACCCGAAAGAGCAGGAAACGGTGAGCAAAGTAATTTGTATTCCACTCGAGCAGGCTGTAACGCAAATGGATCTTGTTGGCGGACAAGAAAATCTAACATTCGAACGAACAACAACGGGATTGATCGTTCATTTACCAGAGAGCGAGCTTACGGGAATTGCCCCAATTGCACATGTATTTCGAATAAAATAA
- a CDS encoding helix-turn-helix domain-containing protein — protein MNYNYFKSKLFLKFTGSYLLILLIPLIFVIVFIYRNATDNLQKEIENAHFNQLTQIKTVVDGRMNDLRDMASRMSYDARLAHYRILDPYESRDAIAALDSYKSSNSIVEDIFLYYHHDPNIYSNHGMYSLDVFRSSYQFGSWKNDELVTALNSSKFPSIRLTNMLNQNSPLEQSVLTYILPIIPNTSDPYASVMYLIKEKELAYLIDSVLGNYRGLTYIFDNHGRVLSYSGHGDTASQQNIQRLSELPPGIHNLSINNEDHSVISVTSDVNGWSYVTLMASNQFFSSVLNVRSFIIILFIVIAIVGTAIALLFARMQYLPIAELVRFTNKKTDTPASGNELEYIRTTLQQYSSKVDLQEPYARNHVLSMLLKHGHAQMMTHGIFDTFHLHFDQSHHFVMMMGWDDLEQQHLQARQEVHRKLAFIEFPALATQVYGVELPQLDQLALIVSLQLEDDEALAAQIVHIVDAIREYTLGIMDIHPMIGVGKCYESPQQLNQSFVEACSAFELRKSTEHGTTVYFEKLSSAHDQTVLLPSNELLKLAQSLKQGNYEVAKQIIHTAIHGLDNKQRSTLLMRCVLFDLLNTMLKAAVELKMDNMMQYASPHFMNGPVHLIEQNFYRLSTQICTQVEQTHKKEEHSLMDHIVAFIDQRYVDHSLSLESVSAAFTISPSHLSRSFKDKVGINFVQYIWQKRLDKVKEQLVITSDPLKDIIQRVGYLDTPNFIRKFKKETGYTPGQYRQMNSNHPNTEPNDTV, from the coding sequence TTGAACTATAACTATTTCAAATCGAAATTGTTTTTGAAATTCACCGGTTCGTATCTACTTATCCTTCTTATTCCGCTTATATTTGTAATCGTTTTCATTTACCGAAATGCTACCGATAATTTACAAAAGGAGATTGAAAATGCTCACTTTAATCAGCTCACCCAAATTAAAACGGTGGTGGATGGACGCATGAATGATTTAAGAGATATGGCGTCACGGATGTCATACGACGCTCGTCTCGCTCATTATCGCATACTGGATCCTTATGAAAGTCGTGACGCCATAGCGGCACTAGATAGCTACAAATCTTCCAATTCCATTGTGGAGGATATATTTCTGTACTATCATCATGACCCTAATATTTATTCCAACCATGGCATGTATAGCCTGGATGTATTTCGTAGCTCCTATCAGTTTGGAAGCTGGAAGAATGATGAACTTGTGACTGCTTTAAACTCGTCCAAATTTCCATCCATTCGACTTACGAACATGCTGAATCAAAATTCACCACTCGAGCAATCTGTATTAACCTATATCCTGCCGATCATTCCCAACACCTCAGATCCATATGCTTCTGTCATGTACCTCATTAAAGAGAAAGAGTTGGCATATCTGATCGATTCCGTTCTCGGTAACTATCGAGGATTAACGTATATTTTTGATAATCATGGACGTGTTTTATCCTATAGTGGCCATGGAGATACAGCTAGCCAACAGAATATCCAACGGTTATCAGAGCTTCCACCCGGCATACATAATCTATCGATAAACAACGAAGATCATTCGGTTATTTCCGTCACATCGGATGTCAATGGCTGGTCATATGTGACTTTAATGGCGAGTAATCAGTTTTTCAGTAGTGTACTTAATGTTCGGAGCTTCATCATTATTTTATTCATTGTGATCGCCATTGTAGGAACGGCCATCGCTCTATTATTCGCTCGGATGCAATATCTTCCGATTGCTGAGCTCGTTCGCTTCACGAACAAAAAAACAGATACACCGGCCTCCGGAAATGAGCTCGAGTATATACGAACAACATTACAGCAGTATAGCTCCAAGGTTGATCTCCAAGAGCCCTATGCACGCAACCATGTTCTCTCCATGCTATTAAAGCATGGACATGCACAAATGATGACGCATGGAATATTCGATACCTTTCATCTGCACTTCGACCAAAGTCATCATTTTGTCATGATGATGGGCTGGGATGACTTAGAACAGCAGCATCTTCAGGCGCGACAAGAAGTACATCGCAAGCTTGCGTTTATTGAATTTCCAGCGCTTGCTACACAAGTATACGGTGTAGAGCTCCCGCAATTGGATCAGCTCGCACTCATTGTGAGCTTACAGCTCGAAGATGATGAGGCACTCGCTGCACAAATCGTTCACATCGTGGATGCGATCCGTGAATATACGTTAGGCATAATGGATATCCACCCGATGATCGGTGTAGGCAAATGTTATGAGAGCCCTCAGCAGCTTAATCAATCCTTTGTTGAGGCTTGCTCCGCCTTCGAATTGCGTAAATCGACCGAGCATGGAACCACCGTGTATTTTGAAAAGCTATCCAGTGCCCATGATCAAACGGTGTTACTCCCTAGTAACGAGCTATTAAAGCTTGCACAAAGCTTGAAGCAGGGCAACTACGAAGTCGCCAAACAAATCATTCACACAGCCATCCATGGGCTTGATAATAAACAACGATCTACCCTGCTGATGCGATGCGTATTGTTCGACCTGCTGAATACCATGCTCAAAGCTGCAGTTGAGCTAAAGATGGATAACATGATGCAGTATGCTTCTCCCCATTTCATGAATGGTCCCGTCCATCTGATAGAGCAGAATTTCTACCGTTTATCCACTCAGATTTGTACACAGGTGGAGCAGACGCATAAAAAAGAAGAACATTCACTCATGGATCATATCGTTGCTTTTATCGACCAGCGCTATGTTGATCATTCACTTAGCCTTGAATCTGTTTCTGCTGCGTTTACGATTTCACCTTCCCATCTCAGTCGTTCATTCAAGGATAAGGTCGGCATCAACTTCGTCCAATATATTTGGCAAAAACGATTAGATAAGGTCAAGGAACAGCTCGTAATAACAAGTGATCCGTTAAAAGATATTATCCAGCGCGTCGGCTACCTCGACACACCAAACTTTATTCGAAAATTCAAAAAGGAAACCGGTTATACCCCGGGCCAGTATCGACAGATGAATAGTAATCATCCCAATACTGAGCCTAACGATACCGTATAA